The proteins below are encoded in one region of Rana temporaria chromosome 2, aRanTem1.1, whole genome shotgun sequence:
- the LOC120926544 gene encoding putative protein FAM172B, producing MEGLMKFKESVEIPQHFEDLQYYFNEQGELRHMVTNKPFLYNYYKNEYDRNHKRYKIIGAMITLYVYELLQKDCNLQRITIPIDAAEDEPRSFFFMSKGLPSMQTNLFVLLQDSGVVRAGQWGQKTIFHHSLHKGTQVPYIKTALRDNGSVIVLNPNDNFVEMKEEPHTLVKTEEESCPIDTREKVRFTAPQQKLIVPKRCCSSPEEHTSYVWDHFISKSAARNISFIAHGYGGLVFMDLLCKKSKEVMSKVSAVAFIDSKHHAPHQARTDPEIQAWLRSHCRSWVLSAKPLDRPTGSLRKIDCPKVSAGTENCDLAPSVAFQSIFRFLNRSSKIRRSSITPAHTMITRSSARSK from the coding sequence ATGGAAGGACTGATGAAATTCAAAGAAAGCGTAGAAATCCCACAGCATTTTGAGGACCTGCAGTATTATTTCAATGAGCAAGGAGAGTTGAGACACATGGTTACCAATAAACCTTTTCTTTATAACTATTACAAAAATGAATATGATCGGAACCACAAAAGGTATAAAATTATCGGGGCTATGATTACACTGTATGTTTATGAGCTACTTCAAAAAGACTGCAATCTTCAAAGAATTACCATCCCAATTGATGCTGCTGAAGATGAGCCAAGGTCTTTCTTCTTCATGAGTAAAGGATTGCCAAGTATGCAGACAAACCTGTTTGTTCTGCTTCAAGACAGTGGGGTGGTTAGAGCTGGTCAGTGGGGACAAAAAACAATATTCCATCACTCCCTACATAAAGGGACCCAGGTCCCATATATTAAGACTGCCTTAAGGGACAATGGGTCTGTGATTGTATTAAATccaaatgacaattttgtggagaTGAAGGAGGAACCACATACCCTGGTCAAAACAGAAGAGGAGTCTTGTCCTATAGATACCAGGGAAAAAGTTAGGTTCACTGCACCTCAACAAAAATTGATTGTTCCTAAAAGATGTTGCAGCTCACCAGAAGAGCACACCAGCTATGTTTGGGACCACTTCATTTCAAAAAGTGCTGCAAGAAACATATCATTCATCGCACATGGCTATGGGGGCTTAGTATTTATGGATTTACTTTGTAAGAAAAGTAAGGAGGTAATGAGCAAAGTGAGTGCTGTAGCATTTATAGACTCCAAACACCATGCTCCGCATCAGGCAAGGACTGACCCAGAAATCCAGGCTTGGTTACGCTCACATTGTAGGAGCTGGGTATTGAGCGCAAAACCTTTAGACAGACCTACGGGGTCCTTAAGGAAAATAGACTGCCCAAAAGTGTCTGCAGGTACTGAAAACTGTGACCTGGCGCCCTCTGTTGCTTTCCAGTCTATTTTTCGATTTCTCAACAGATCCTCAAAGATTCGCAGAAGTTCAATTACACCTGCACATACAATGATAACTAGAAGTTCTGCCAGGAGTAAATAA
- the TXNL4B gene encoding thioredoxin-like protein 4B, with the protein MSFLLPKLTTKKDVDQAIKTTAEVVLVLRFGRDEDFVCLQLDDILSKTSHDLSKMATIYLVDVDKVPVYRHYFDISYIPSTVFFFNGQHMKVDYGSPDHTKFVGSFKTKQDFIDLIEVIYRGAMRGKLIVRSPIDHKNIPKYDLLYQGV; encoded by the exons ATGAGTTTTCTCCTACCAAAACTGACCACGAAAAAAGATGTGGATCAGGCAATTAAAACCACAGCAGAGGTGGTCTTGGTTCTCCGATTTGGAAGAGATGAAGATTTTGTCTGCTTACAACTTGATGACATA CTTTCAAAGACGTCACATGATCTAAGTAAAATGGCAACTATTTACCTTGTTGATGTGGATAAAGTGCCTGTCTATCGCCACTACTTTGATATCAGTTACATCCCGTCTACTGTCTTTTTCTTTAATGGACAACACATGAAAGTGGACTATGG atCCCCAGACCATACAAAGTTTGTGGGAAGTTTCAAGACAAAGCAAGACTTTATTGACCTTATTGAAGTGATCTACAGGGGAGCAATGCGTGGAAAGCTGATTGTACGGAGTCCTATTGACCACAAGAACATTCCAAAATATGATCTTCTCTATCAAGGAGTTTGA